One Panicum virgatum strain AP13 chromosome 9K, P.virgatum_v5, whole genome shotgun sequence genomic region harbors:
- the LOC120649709 gene encoding uncharacterized protein LOC120649709 has translation MGRSSQRPTSGSELRRCNSRTRLRAAVDTTTSANTLATTASMAATAAPPRPRVMVLPFPAQGHVMPLMELSRRLVDHGFEVDFVNTEYNQARVLAALEAAGGETRAAVHAGIHLVSLPDGMGADCDRTDIVKLGQSLPAAMLGRLEELIRARNTRWVVADVSMSWVLGLGATVGVRVALFLTYSAAIFALREQVPKLIEDGIIDESGNVKRNERIQLRPKMPAIAAAEHPWIGVGNSPEARRAVIQGAIKNTPYTLADTIVCNTFQEIESEALALLPKEPLAIGPLVASKSTSAGHFWPQDLTSLAWLDTQAPSSVVYVAFGSFTVFDTTRLQELADGLVLTGRPFLWVVRPNFANGVDEGWLEKFRCRIGGKGLVVGWAPQQRVLSHPSVACFISHCGWNSTMEGVCHGVPFLCWPYFADQFLNQSYICDMWGTGLRICADEQGIVTKEEIRDKVAQGHVIPLMKLSHRLVDYGFQIDFVNTEFNHDCILKSMQEKGVIPEGIHMLSVRDGMDPADDHTDIGKLIGGLPAAMFSPLEEIIKIKKIKWVIADVSMSWALKLTNTVGVRIALFSTYSASVFALRMKLPKIIEDGVIDESGSVKMHKMVQLMPPIDSTEIPWVSMESTTERRRVSIRNVINTNQLMALAETIICNTFREVEPEALALLPNALPIGPLLGPMSKLTGNFWSEDQTCLTWLEKQAPGSVIYVAFGSSTVFDAIRFQELANGLVLSGRPFLWVVRPNFTKEIKEEWLNQFKQSIGGKGLVVNWAPQQRVLSHPSVACFMTHCGWNSTMEGVLHGVPFLCCPYFADQFCNQSYVCNVWKTGLKLCANEQGVVTKEEIKDKVVQLLGDEDIKARAVMWKNKACASIREGGSSHENLLELVKLLQEG, from the exons aTGGGCAGGAGCAGCCAGCGCCCCACATCAGGCTCTGAGCTCAGAAGATGCAACTCAAGGACTCGTCTCCGTGCAGCCGTAGATACCACGACCAGCGCAAACACGTTGGCTACGACAGCCTCCATGGCCGCCAcggctgctcctccccggccTCGTGTCATGGTGCTGCCCTTCCCTGCGCAGGGCCATGTCATGCCGCTCATGGAGCTGTCCCGCCGCCTTGTCGACCATGGCTTTGAGGTCGACTTCGTGAACACGGAGTACAACCAAGCCCGCGTCCTCGCGGCCTTGGAGGCAGCGGGAGGAGAGACCAGAGCTGCTGTCCATGCCGGGATCCATTTGGTCTCCCTCCCGGATGGCATGGGCGCTGACTGCGACCGCACCGACATTGTTAAGCTGGGCCAGAGCTTGCCAGCGGCGATGCTTGGCCGCCTAGAGGAGCTGATCAGAGCTAGGAACACTCGATGGGTGGTGGCTGACGTCTCCATGAGCTGGGTGCTGGGTCTGGGCGCCACAGTGGGCGTGCGCGTCGCCTTGTTCTTGACCTATTCAGCCGCCATCTTCGCGCTGAGGGAGCAAGTTCCCAAGTTGATAGAGGATGGCATCATTGACGAAAGTG GGAACGTGAAGAGGAATGAGAGGATCCAGCTGAGGCCCAAGATGCCGGCCATCGCAGCAGCTGAGCACCCATGGATTGGTGTTGGTAATAGCCCTGAGGCACGAAGAGCAGTAATACAGGGAGCGATTAAGAACACCCCATATACACTCGCCGACACCATCGTCTGCAACACATTCCAAGAGATCGAGTCCGAAGCGCTGGCCCTCCTCCCCAAGGAGCCACTGGCCATCGGTCCCCTTGTGGCGTCCAAGTCGACATCAGCCGGCCATTTCTGGCCTCAAGACCTGACCTCCCTTGCCTGGCTAGACACGCAGGCCCCCAGCTCAGTTGTCTATGTGGCATTCGGGAGCTTTACAGTCTTCGACACTACAAGGCTCCAGGAGCTTGCCGACGGGCTGGTGCTCACCGGACGGCCATTCCTGTGGGTAGTCCGGCCGAACTTTGCCAATGGCGTCGATGAAGGTTGGCTGGAGAAGTTCAGATGCCGCATTGGAGGCAAGGGGCTGGTCGTCGGCTGGGCTCCCCAGCAGCGCGTGCTCTCGCACCCCTCGGTGGCATGCTTCATCTCGCACTGTGGATGGAACTCGACGATGGAAGGGGTGTGTCATGGTGTCCCGTTCCTGTGCTGGCCATACTTCGCCGACCAGTTCTTGAACCAGAGCTACATCTGCGACATGTGGGGTACTGGTTTGAGGATCTGCGCAGATGAACAGGGGATCGTCACCAAGGAGGAGATCAGGGACAAGGT CGCACAAGGTCATGTCATTCCACTAATGAAGTTGTCCCACAGGCTAGTCGACTATGGGTTCCAGATTGACTTCGTAAACACCGAGTTCAACCATGATTGTATCCTCAAGTCCATGCAAGAAAAAGGGGTGATCCCTGAAGGAATTCACATGCTCTCGGTTCGAGATGGTATGGACCCTGCTGATGATCACACAGACATTGGCAAGTTGATCGGTGGCTTACCAGCTGCAATGTTCAGCCCCCTTGAGGAGATTATCAAAATCAAGAAGATAAAATGGGTGATAGCAGATGTGTCTATGAGCTGGGCGCTAAAACTGACCAACACGGTGGGAGTACGTATTGCTTTGTTCTCAACTTACTCAGCATCTGTGTTTGCATTAAGGATGAAACTTCCTAAAATCATTGAGGATGGTGTTATTGATGAAAGTG GGAGCGTGAAAATGCACAAGATGGTCCAACTGATGCCACCCATTGACTCAACTGAGATCCCCTGGGTCAGCATGGAAAGCACCACAGAGAGGCGCAGAGTGAGCATACGGAATGTCATTAATACTAACCAATTGATGGCACTTGCTGAGACCATCATCTGCAACACATTCAGAGAGGTAGAACCTGAAGCGTTGGCTCTCCTCCCCAATGCATTGCCCATTGGTCCATTGCTAGGTCCAATGTCAAAGCTGACTGGTAATTTCTGGTCTGAAGACCAGACCTGCCTCACCTGGCTTGAAAAGCAAGCCCCAGGCTCTGTCATATATGTGGCATTCGGGAGCTCTACTGTCTTTGACGCGATAAGATTCCAAGAACTGGCCAATGGACTTGTGTTATCTGGCAGGCCATTCCTATGGGTAGTCCGGCCAAACTTCACCAAAGAAATCAAAGAGGAGTGGCTCAATCAATTCAAGCAGAGTATCGGTGGCAAAGGACTGGTCGTTAATTGGGCTCCCCAGCAAAGGGTACTCTCACACCCTTCAGTTGCTTGTTTCATGACACACTGCGGGTGGAATTCAACGATGGAAGGTGTGCTCCATGGTGTCCCATTCTTGTGCTGCCCCTACTTTGCTGACCAGTTCTGCAACCAGAGCTACGTGTGCAACGTGTGGAAGACAGGCCTGAAGCTCTGTGCCAATGAACAAGGAGTCGTCACAAAGGAGGAGATCAAGGACAAGGTTGTGCAGCTGCTGGGAGATGAGGATATCAAGGCGAGGGCAGTAATGTGGAAGAACAAGGCATGCGCAAGCATCAGAGAGGGAGGATCCTCTCATGAGAACTTGCTCGAACTTGTGAAATTGCTACAAGAAGGATGA